The Chitinophaga niabensis genome segment ATACCTGGGCAATCACAAACTGAAATACAATCAGCACTTTTCGTAACCCTACTCGGCTTCCTTTATTGAGATGCAGGGTACCTGGCCCCTGAATAAGGCTGATAGGCTTAACTTTAGTGATCAGCCAGGCCGGGTAACTTCCGGAAAGTAATGTAACAACAACCAGCAAGGCTATGAGGAAATATACTATCCACCAACCGTTTGAGTACTCATGCATTCCATCGGGAATGATATCCCCAAGGAAGGAATACGCCAACTTTGTAAATATGAAGGAACAGGCAACCGCCAGCATTACCACCACAAAAGTTTCCGCCAGGATGTTTTTGATCAGGCTGCTACTATTGCCACCGAGGACTTTCCTCATCCCGATCTCCCTGCTCCGCTGGGGAATTAATGCAGTACTCAGATTAACGTAGTTGATGCAGGCCAGTACGATCAATAATATCCCAAGTCCGATAAGTCCTCTCATAACAGGCTTACTGGCCTTCCGCGTCTCCCATTCCCTGATAAAGGTGGAAAAATGAGAATCTTCCAGCGGCAGTAATATGTACCATCGTTTCATTACATCGGGCAGGTTTTTGTCGATTGCATTTTCGTCCCATTTCTGTTTTGCGATATTACTGATCTGTGCCAGTACCCGGGCAGTATCTGCACGGTCGTTAAGCTGGAGATATAGCAGGTCTGAGCCATTGGTATTCGTCCATTCAGCCAGCTCATACTGTTTAGGGGGAAGCACAAAGAACTCCTTTGCTGTAAACTCCGTGGGATAGTCCAGGTCTCTAACAATACCAGTGATGGTCTTTTGATCTTTCCCGTTATATACCAGTGCTCTTCCAATGAGTTCCCCCGGTTTAAGCACACCGAAATAACTTTTTGCGCGACTCTCTGTTAACACCACGTTCTCCGGTGCATTAAGTGCCGTAGCAGGATTGCCTGCCAGCCAGGTGTAAGGAACCATATCAAAATAAGAGGAGTCTGTAGCAACAACCCCTTTGAATTCCGTCATGTCTAACGGCCTTTGCCCCGGAACATTCACCGCATCGATCCACCGCTTAAAGACAGGAACAACTCTTTTCAGGCCCGGCACCTGTTCCCGGATACCCTGGTAAAGTGGTGCGGAAGCACCGCCATTATAGCTTTCTTTTCCATCAAAATTCAAACCGGTAACAAGGCGAAAGGTGTGTTCCTTTCGAGGCAACCTGTCATCAAAACTATATTCATAACTAACAATGCGATAAATAACCCAACAGGCACTAATGCTAACAGCCAGCCCTAATACATTTAACAGTGTAAACAGGCGCTGGCGCCAAAGATGACGGAATAACCTTTTAGTCTGAAGAATCATATACAAGTGATTATCAAGTATAGAGATGATGTAAACTCAGTTGTTTAGGGAATTTCATTCCAATTTGTCAGATAAATATTATTCAGCTTATTATTCATTAGTTAAACTTAAATATGTTCAATATCGAACATATTATGTTCAGATACGAACGTTGGCTATGTTCTGCAGGGGGGATTGGTTTCAGTATATTTTTTTTGATTTCTGATAGCAAGAATTAAATTTGCGCAATGTTTACGGGATGTAGCGCAGCCCGGTAGCGCGCTTCGTTCGGGACGAAGAGGCCGCTGGTTCGAATCCAGTCATCCCGACTGAGAAATTAAAAGCCCTTTAGATCCAATGATCTGAAGGGCTTTTAATTTCATGGCATCTATATCAGATGTAGATTTGTTAATGTCGGGCTAAAAGGAAAAGCACAGGTAATTCCAAGACCATAAGATAAAGCACCGTGGCGTCAAATTAAACAAGCATATGGCAATACGATAGTATAGCTGTCAGATCTAAAATCCGATATTGCCTGGAAGATCAGCGAAGATTTTGAAAATGATGGCACTCCCTGTTAGCTCCATCGTGGTATTTTTAGATGGGTAGTGAGTAAGCAAAGTAATAACGGGTTGTTGCTGGCGGTACAAAATACCAATTATACAATTCCGGTTTCCCGGTAGCGCTTCGTTTTACGGTCTTTTTTTTATTTTATCCATATCAATTTGCTACAAAGGATATCAAGTTTTCCAAGACCTATATAGCGACCTTATATTTAGAAAAACATCTGTAATATCTTGGTTTGAATCCTTCCTGTTGATCTAATACTTTTTAACTTTACCTTTTTTGCCTTCAACAAATATTGTTTCATCCATAAGGGCGCCTTCAACAGTATATCTAATCCAGGTTCCGGTTTTTACGTCATCTTCAAGCGTGCCTATTTGCAGAGGCTTCCCATTTTCCCGATACCATTTCCATTCTCCCGTCATTTTTCCTTTGACATATTTGCCAATAGCTTTTAATTGTCCATTTACAAAGAAATATTTCCATTCTCCTGTTTTTTCTCCATCCTTGAAACTGCCTTCACTTGAGAGAGAGCCACCCTTAAAATATTCTTTATGAACTCCTTGTTTAAGTTTTCCATCTTTATCAACCTTATTATTGTCTACTTTCATTCTATTTATTTTAGTTAAAACTTGTTCATGCATAGCTACCATCTACTTCTTAACTATAAAACCCTGCCTTTTTGCAAAATATAATAATGTACCCAACCCTACTTGATTTACTCTCCTATTCAGGTAACAATATTCCAAAAGGGCCATACTCCGTTCTTCATCATGTAGCTCCTGGTCCAACCGGCATAGCGCTAAAAAAAACTCCATTCCCACATCAATGGTAAATGTATTTGAAATTGCCAAAGCTACTTTAAACCAACTTTCGTATGTACCCGTTATGGAAAGTTCATGTTTTGTTAAATATTCAATCACCCGGGTAACCTGTTCCCGATCTCCAAATTTATTCCTACCGTAAGTTCCGAAAAGCAACGTCCTATCTGATCTTTTAAGCCGCAGGACTTTTAGATCCTT includes the following:
- a CDS encoding ABC transporter permease; its protein translation is MILQTKRLFRHLWRQRLFTLLNVLGLAVSISACWVIYRIVSYEYSFDDRLPRKEHTFRLVTGLNFDGKESYNGGASAPLYQGIREQVPGLKRVVPVFKRWIDAVNVPGQRPLDMTEFKGVVATDSSYFDMVPYTWLAGNPATALNAPENVVLTESRAKSYFGVLKPGELIGRALVYNGKDQKTITGIVRDLDYPTEFTAKEFFVLPPKQYELAEWTNTNGSDLLYLQLNDRADTARVLAQISNIAKQKWDENAIDKNLPDVMKRWYILLPLEDSHFSTFIREWETRKASKPVMRGLIGLGILLIVLACINYVNLSTALIPQRSREIGMRKVLGGNSSSLIKNILAETFVVVMLAVACSFIFTKLAYSFLGDIIPDGMHEYSNGWWIVYFLIALLVVVTLLSGSYPAWLITKVKPISLIQGPGTLHLNKGSRVGLRKVLIVFQFVIAQVFIAGAFIMGSQLNYTLKKDMGFDKDAVVLVNVPWKLQRDSVNRDKYFVLAEELKRETGIQAVSLGREPMSASYSSSLFENKGTQAKDPVRLQLYKKWVDTAYIRFYNMHLIAGRNIRPSDTTNEYLINETAMRALGFSSPQDAVGRLIGQTSMQQYPVVGVVKDFHTRDFHSSIDPVVILADKRNLGTINIKLNSADPDKWQQTLKLIEQKWNTFFPAGTFAYKFYDETLDAMYKQERNQSRLINLSTVIAVIISCLGLFGLAVLIAFQRTKEIGIRKVLGATVTGIVQMLMSDFVKLILIALLLASPIAWWGMNRWLEDFVYRVKIEWWMFLLSGLMAVIIAMLTISFQAIRAALANPVRSLRTV
- a CDS encoding toxin-antitoxin system YwqK family antitoxin, whose product is MKVDNNKVDKDGKLKQGVHKEYFKGGSLSSEGSFKDGEKTGEWKYFFVNGQLKAIGKYVKGKMTGEWKWYRENGKPLQIGTLEDDVKTGTWIRYTVEGALMDETIFVEGKKGKVKKY